One window of Medicago truncatula cultivar Jemalong A17 chromosome 2, MtrunA17r5.0-ANR, whole genome shotgun sequence genomic DNA carries:
- the LOC112419370 gene encoding uncharacterized mitochondrial protein AtMg00810-like: MTIPPGVSTSKPNQVCKLLYGFKQASRKWYEKFTGLLITNGYQQATFEASLFTKKASDSFTILLVYVDDIILAGDSLTEITFINNVLNQAFKIKDLGTLKYFLGLEVAHSQSGISLCQRKYCLDLLQDSGFLGSKPVTTPDPSIKLHNDSPNVFTDVYAYRRLIGRLIYRNFITQQLSKFLSKPTQTHYNVALRVLKYLKGSPGRGILSPRDSGLHIQVYTDVDWAGCKDTRCSISGHCFFLGQSLISWRTKKQPIVSRSSFEAEYRAMASATCELQRLLYLLTDLHV; encoded by the coding sequence ATGACTATACCTCCAGGTGTTTCTACTTCAAAGCCTAACCAAGTTTGTAAGCTATTATACGGTTTTAAACAGGCTAGTAGAAAATGGTATGAAAAATTCACTGGTCTGCTCATCACCAATGGATATCAACAAGCAACTTTTGAAGCTTCCTTGTTCACTAAGAAAGCTTCTGACAGTTTTACTATACTCCTcgtttatgttgatgacataATTCTTGCTGGTGACTCTCTTACTGAGATTACTTTCATCAATAATGTATTGAATCAAGCCTTCAAAATCAAAGATCTTGGTACcctcaaatattttttaggacTTGAAGTTGCTCATTCTCAGAGTGGTATTTCTCTATGTCAGAGAAAGTATTGTTTGGATTTACTGCAAGATTCAGGTTTCCTTGGTTCTAAACCAGTCACTACACCTGACCCATCTATTAAGTTACATAATGATAGTCCAAATGTATTCACTGATGTTTATGCTTATAGAAGGTTGATAGGAAGATTGATTTATCGGAACTTCATAACTCAACAGCTAAGTAAATTTTTGAGTAAACCTACTCAAACTCATTACAATGTTGCTCTAAGGGTTCTTAAGTATCTTAAGGGTTCCCCAGGTCGTGGTATTTTGTCCCCTAGAGATTCAGGTTTACATATTCAAGTCTATACTGATGTTGACTGGGCAGGGTGTAAGGATACTAGGTGTTCTATATCAGGACATTGCTTCTTTCTGGGACAATCCCTTATATCTTGGAGAACAAAGAAGCAACCTATTGTATCCAGATCTTCTTTTGAGGCTGAGTATAGGGCCATGGCTTCTGCTACCTGTGAACTTCAAAGGCTGCTCTATTTACTCACGGATCTTCATGTTTAG